The following proteins come from a genomic window of Edaphobacter sp. 4G125:
- a CDS encoding TIGR03118 family protein: protein MLGRIHYLAPLLLLPGLAQAQTGNSYTQSNLISDGSVKAQQTDPNLINPWGVAIGQQTPFWINTTGTGLSEVYDGGANKQFIVTIPPAAGSKSKSGSPTGIAFNSSTTDFVLKQGSSALFLFDSLDGTISAWNSSLTNAVTVVDNSAAGAVYTGLAIANNSTANFILTANLASGKIDVFDTKFAPANLASSFTDPTIPQGFAPFNVHVLNNQVYVMYAMQTPGGGPPTAGAGAGYISIFDTNGNFIKRAISGGNLNAPWGLVLAPASFGPFGGDLLVGNFGDGTINAFDPSTFALKGQLQDANGKVIVNDRLWEILFGENGTGDPNTLYFSAGINDEKGGLFGAITAAAPTPAGDFQIAASTSSLTVTQGTPGTIQINITPANGFGSAVSLTASGLPTGLTFQFSPSSVTPTAGKAASSTLTISGNSSTPTPTPPTNPYSTAMKGSLHSRMLLAGSLFPIGLAGLFPVIRRRRKAWKSMALCSGAFLTIALTLGGCSGATKSSSTPSSTPPVTPGTSMVTVTATSGSIVHTTTIALTVQ from the coding sequence ATGCTTGGACGGATTCATTATCTTGCTCCGCTTTTGCTATTGCCGGGGTTGGCACAGGCCCAGACCGGCAACAGTTATACGCAGTCCAACCTGATCTCGGACGGCTCCGTGAAAGCGCAGCAGACGGATCCGAACCTCATCAATCCGTGGGGTGTAGCGATCGGACAACAAACTCCCTTTTGGATCAACACCACAGGGACGGGCTTGTCCGAGGTGTATGACGGCGGCGCGAACAAGCAGTTCATCGTCACCATACCGCCAGCAGCTGGAAGCAAGAGTAAGAGCGGTTCTCCCACCGGAATCGCCTTCAACTCTTCTACAACCGACTTCGTTCTGAAGCAGGGATCGTCGGCACTGTTCCTCTTCGATTCGCTGGATGGAACCATCTCGGCCTGGAACTCCAGCCTGACGAACGCTGTGACGGTCGTCGATAACTCCGCTGCCGGAGCGGTCTATACCGGACTGGCCATCGCTAACAATAGCACGGCAAACTTCATCCTGACCGCCAACCTAGCCTCCGGCAAGATCGATGTCTTCGATACGAAATTTGCTCCCGCAAATCTGGCGAGCAGCTTCACCGATCCCACGATCCCTCAGGGATTCGCGCCTTTCAATGTCCACGTGCTGAATAACCAGGTCTATGTCATGTACGCGATGCAGACACCGGGTGGAGGACCTCCAACTGCTGGAGCAGGCGCTGGATATATCAGTATCTTCGACACAAATGGCAACTTTATTAAGCGGGCGATCTCAGGAGGAAATCTGAACGCACCATGGGGACTTGTTCTCGCGCCTGCTTCCTTCGGACCATTCGGCGGAGATCTTCTAGTTGGAAACTTTGGTGATGGCACGATCAATGCCTTCGATCCGAGCACGTTCGCGCTCAAAGGTCAGTTGCAAGACGCAAATGGAAAGGTCATCGTCAATGATCGCCTTTGGGAGATTCTCTTTGGAGAGAACGGAACCGGCGATCCCAACACTTTGTACTTTTCTGCTGGCATCAACGATGAGAAGGGTGGCCTATTTGGCGCAATCACCGCCGCGGCTCCCACTCCTGCTGGAGATTTCCAGATAGCAGCCTCTACATCTTCGTTGACTGTGACTCAAGGCACTCCCGGTACAATTCAGATCAACATCACGCCCGCAAATGGATTCGGTTCGGCAGTAAGTTTGACAGCATCAGGATTGCCGACGGGACTCACTTTCCAGTTTTCTCCCAGCTCCGTCACTCCCACGGCTGGCAAGGCTGCCAGTTCGACACTGACGATCTCGGGTAACAGCTCTACACCCACGCCGACGCCACCAACGAATCCCTATTCCACTGCTATGAAGGGAAGCCTGCACAGTCGGATGCTTCTTGCGGGGAGTCTGTTCCCGATAGGACTGGCAGGATTATTCCCAGTGATAAGAAGGCGCAGAAAGGCTTGGAAAAGCATGGCGCTCTGCAGCGGAGCCTTCCTGACGATCGCATTGACTCTGGGTGGATGCAGCGGAGCCACGAAGAGCTCTTCTACGCCCTCCTCTACCCCACCAGTAACTCCAGGCACTTCAATGGTCACCGTGACGGCAACCTCAGGAAGCATCGTCCATACAACGACAATTGCTCTTACCGTCCAGTAA
- a CDS encoding MATE family efflux transporter, with translation MTTSTATANRRTMMLEGPLTRSLFTLALPITLANILQTGYQMTDAFWVGRLGAAAVAAVAISFPVTFLIIALGSGLAIAGATLSAQYMGAGKQEMVDHVAGQTMLMVAFTSIILGGIGFIAAPYLLNLMGVAPDVYRDALGFMRVSFVGIIFVFGYAMFQALMRGIGETKLPLVIVLGTVLLNFLLDPLFIFGWGPIPATGVMGAAIATAITQALAAAVGIFIFVRGRHGIHLHWGNLKPDMEYIQRALKLGLPGSIELSTRGLSLIVLSFFAASFGTLTTAAYGVGSNILQVVMIPAMGISMAVSTMVGQNMGAGKVERASRTAVLGAITSFIGLSLAGVAAWLFAPHIVRFFVPHDAAVIAEGARYVRIMCLAWGFIGIQFCFIAVFRASGKMVMAMAIALLSQWTVQFPLVWLLSKHTSLHEHGLWWSFPISSTAGAIFSSIPFFTGGWKKKRLTDEIALKAKVTEEEIVEEGLR, from the coding sequence ATGACGACCAGCACAGCCACCGCCAATCGCCGGACCATGATGCTCGAGGGCCCGCTTACCCGCTCGCTGTTTACTCTTGCTTTGCCCATCACCCTGGCCAATATTTTGCAGACCGGCTACCAGATGACCGATGCCTTCTGGGTAGGCCGCCTCGGGGCCGCGGCAGTTGCAGCCGTTGCTATCAGCTTTCCTGTAACTTTCCTCATCATCGCCCTCGGCTCAGGTCTTGCCATCGCTGGAGCTACGCTTTCGGCGCAATATATGGGAGCGGGCAAGCAGGAGATGGTGGACCACGTCGCCGGGCAGACGATGCTGATGGTCGCCTTTACCTCGATCATTCTTGGTGGAATTGGATTTATCGCCGCGCCATATCTCCTAAACCTCATGGGAGTCGCGCCAGACGTCTATCGCGATGCTCTCGGCTTCATGCGGGTGTCCTTTGTAGGAATCATCTTTGTCTTTGGTTATGCCATGTTTCAGGCGCTGATGCGCGGCATTGGTGAAACAAAGCTGCCTTTGGTGATTGTGCTGGGGACGGTGTTGCTTAACTTTCTTCTCGACCCGCTATTCATCTTCGGATGGGGCCCGATTCCGGCAACGGGAGTGATGGGCGCTGCGATCGCCACTGCCATCACACAGGCTCTGGCTGCAGCGGTTGGCATCTTCATCTTTGTGCGGGGACGGCATGGAATTCACCTGCATTGGGGAAATCTCAAGCCGGACATGGAGTACATACAACGTGCCCTGAAGCTTGGATTGCCAGGTTCCATCGAGCTCTCGACGCGCGGACTCAGCCTTATCGTGCTCTCATTCTTCGCTGCCAGCTTTGGAACGCTGACCACTGCAGCCTACGGCGTTGGCTCGAACATCTTACAAGTAGTGATGATTCCTGCCATGGGAATCTCGATGGCAGTTTCCACCATGGTGGGGCAGAACATGGGTGCGGGCAAGGTGGAGCGTGCTTCGCGCACGGCCGTGCTTGGAGCGATTACCAGCTTTATCGGGCTCTCGCTGGCAGGTGTGGCCGCGTGGCTGTTTGCACCGCACATCGTTCGCTTTTTCGTGCCGCACGATGCAGCGGTCATCGCGGAAGGAGCGCGCTATGTTCGCATCATGTGCCTCGCCTGGGGATTCATCGGTATCCAGTTCTGCTTTATCGCGGTCTTCCGAGCCAGTGGCAAGATGGTGATGGCGATGGCGATTGCGCTGTTGTCGCAGTGGACGGTGCAGTTCCCGCTGGTTTGGCTGCTCTCCAAGCACACCAGCCTGCACGAACACGGCTTGTGGTGGTCGTTCCCGATCAGCAGCACCGCAGGAGCAATCTTCTCTTCCATTCCGTTCTTTACAGGGGGTTGGAAGAAGAAACGTCTCACCGACGAGATCGCTCTGAAAGCAAAGGTAACCGAGGAGGAGATCGTCGAGGAGGGCCTGCGATGA
- a CDS encoding TetR/AcrR family transcriptional regulator encodes MSRPSRNQDQLLIETAKRLYPEVGASGMSLKRVAEEAGVNLGMFSYYFGSKSNFMRKVLEALVEEAGTYATIPLPASASSIERLRCFLITLGRNYRDHRRLALAMYRDFLNQDPDVTDHLFERIQQQMIGLTPLIEECQRDGYVDGMLSMQQIISFCMGTVKTPIVVAASQERGPRRGPKLLREGTSKMLTDEAIAQRVELALRGIAKPQSARR; translated from the coding sequence ATGAGCCGGCCTTCGCGCAATCAGGATCAATTGCTGATCGAAACCGCTAAGCGTCTATATCCAGAAGTAGGTGCTAGTGGCATGAGCCTCAAACGCGTCGCCGAAGAGGCTGGGGTCAACCTTGGGATGTTCAGCTACTACTTCGGGTCGAAGTCGAACTTTATGCGCAAGGTGCTGGAGGCTCTTGTAGAAGAGGCCGGAACCTACGCCACAATCCCTCTGCCTGCAAGTGCTTCTTCCATTGAGCGTTTGCGTTGTTTCTTGATCACCTTGGGTAGAAACTACCGTGACCATCGCCGCCTTGCGCTCGCGATGTATCGTGACTTTCTTAACCAGGATCCCGATGTCACGGATCATCTGTTTGAGAGGATTCAACAGCAGATGATTGGGCTGACCCCGCTGATTGAGGAATGCCAGCGCGATGGTTACGTGGACGGCATGCTTTCCATGCAACAGATCATTAGTTTTTGCATGGGGACGGTGAAAACGCCGATTGTGGTGGCTGCTTCGCAGGAGCGCGGTCCCCGTCGTGGTCCTAAGTTGCTACGTGAAGGCACTAGTAAAATGCTTACTGATGAGGCTATTGCCCAGAGAGTGGAGCTGGCTCTGCGCGGCATTGCAAAACCACAGAGCGCTCGCAGGTAG
- a CDS encoding heme-binding domain-containing protein: MTGRTVMIGSIVALASSLLLARAHPFGDARLDETPQQLQPIMQHASIPNAVRTTLESKCIDCHSIQPRLPFYARLAPISWLVERDIVEGRKAMNLSQWNSYSTDEQDAFREKILLETRSHKMPLPQYRLIHRGSIVTTPEIDAIARWVDDSSTPDPGTLNQEVSIAADAARGKDVFQHRCTGCHSLDQNREGPHLRGVYGREAGSVTGFDYSTALKQSHIHWDEHSLERWLTDPDAFVAGNNMDFHVVKPQERADVIAFLKTMP; encoded by the coding sequence ATGACCGGGCGCACCGTAATGATCGGCAGCATCGTTGCGCTGGCATCGTCACTGTTGCTGGCGCGCGCACATCCGTTCGGCGACGCTCGTCTTGACGAGACTCCTCAGCAATTGCAGCCCATCATGCAGCACGCTTCTATCCCGAACGCAGTGCGTACTACGCTTGAGTCGAAATGTATTGACTGTCACTCGATACAGCCACGATTGCCCTTCTATGCTCGACTGGCGCCCATCTCCTGGCTGGTCGAACGCGACATTGTCGAAGGCCGCAAGGCAATGAATCTCTCACAATGGAACAGCTACTCTACGGATGAGCAGGACGCCTTCCGGGAAAAGATCCTGCTTGAGACCAGGTCGCACAAGATGCCCCTACCGCAATATCGTCTGATTCACCGGGGCAGCATTGTGACTACACCGGAGATCGACGCTATCGCTCGCTGGGTGGACGATAGTTCAACGCCAGACCCCGGAACACTCAATCAGGAAGTATCCATCGCAGCGGACGCGGCGCGCGGCAAAGACGTCTTTCAACATCGATGCACCGGATGCCATTCTCTCGATCAGAACCGCGAAGGGCCACACTTGCGCGGAGTCTATGGTCGCGAGGCCGGATCAGTCACTGGCTTCGACTACTCCACCGCTCTGAAACAATCCCACATCCATTGGGACGAGCACTCGCTGGAACGGTGGCTTACCGATCCCGACGCCTTCGTCGCCGGGAACAACATGGACTTCCACGTCGTAAAACCGCAGGAACGCGCGGACGTGATCGCCTTTCTGAAAACAATGCCATAA
- a CDS encoding metallophosphoesterase family protein, with protein MKNMENLTPAYIAQQAETASPSTDGPVANDGIDRRNFLSCMAWAGTGLLWSIVGGIPTSKVFAASSDAGKAAQAASFSFVQISDSHIGFNKAANQDVTGTLKLAIDKINQIPATPDLLLHTGDITQSSKPAEFDTAQQIIKTARAGEIFYVPGEHDTAIDDGAQYRQRFGKGTVGDGWYSFDHKGVHFIGLNNVQQIDAMGKLGAAQLAWLKKDLARLTPSTPIVIFAHIPLWMVYPQWGWGTQDGAEALSYLKRFGSVTVLNGHIHQIVQKVEGNVAFHTATSTAFPQPAPGSAPNAGPMVVPAGKLRSVLGVTEVHYIARHSHLAIADSSLAQKA; from the coding sequence ATGAAGAATATGGAAAACCTTACGCCCGCATACATTGCTCAGCAAGCGGAGACTGCTAGTCCATCAACAGATGGACCTGTGGCCAACGACGGAATCGACCGCCGCAACTTTCTCAGTTGCATGGCCTGGGCAGGCACTGGGCTGCTCTGGAGTATCGTAGGCGGAATACCCACGTCGAAGGTATTTGCTGCAAGTTCGGATGCAGGCAAAGCTGCTCAGGCAGCATCCTTCAGTTTCGTCCAGATCAGCGACAGTCACATCGGATTCAACAAGGCCGCTAACCAGGACGTTACCGGAACTCTGAAGCTGGCCATCGACAAGATCAACCAGATACCCGCTACGCCTGACCTTCTGCTTCACACCGGAGATATCACCCAATCTTCGAAGCCCGCTGAGTTCGACACGGCCCAGCAGATCATCAAGACGGCGCGAGCGGGTGAGATCTTCTATGTACCTGGCGAGCACGACACCGCCATCGACGACGGCGCGCAGTATCGCCAGCGCTTCGGCAAAGGCACTGTTGGGGATGGATGGTACAGCTTCGACCACAAAGGCGTTCACTTCATCGGGCTGAATAATGTGCAACAAATCGATGCCATGGGTAAGCTCGGCGCGGCGCAGCTTGCATGGCTCAAGAAGGATCTTGCGCGCCTTACCCCATCGACACCGATCGTCATCTTTGCGCATATCCCTCTCTGGATGGTCTATCCCCAATGGGGCTGGGGAACACAGGACGGAGCCGAGGCCCTCTCGTACCTCAAGCGGTTCGGTTCAGTCACCGTGCTCAATGGACATATTCATCAGATCGTCCAGAAAGTCGAAGGCAACGTTGCATTCCACACCGCAACTTCGACAGCCTTTCCGCAGCCTGCTCCAGGGTCGGCCCCTAACGCTGGACCCATGGTTGTTCCCGCGGGCAAGCTGCGTAGCGTACTTGGCGTCACTGAAGTCCATTACATTGCACGGCACAGTCATCTTGCCATTGCCGACTCTTCCCTGGCGCAGAAAGCATGA
- a CDS encoding sigma-70 family RNA polymerase sigma factor — protein sequence MQKVDVKPSTFEELALPLLPALYNVARWLTRSGNDAEDLVQETFVKALAGFTGFEQGTNFKAWIFRILRNTYLTSRSGLAARRTVALEDELDDRGDVSLLDGAIDRQTPELNLLRLADQAAVAEAMEKLPPPLLEVVLMCDVEEMKYKEIAAVLEVPIGTVMSRIARARAYLRRLLEEDQRQPKGWNA from the coding sequence GTGCAGAAGGTGGATGTCAAGCCCTCGACCTTCGAGGAGTTGGCGCTGCCGTTGTTGCCTGCACTGTACAACGTGGCGCGGTGGCTTACGCGCAGCGGCAACGATGCAGAGGATCTTGTGCAGGAAACCTTCGTGAAAGCCCTGGCAGGATTCACAGGCTTCGAACAGGGCACGAACTTCAAGGCGTGGATCTTCCGTATCCTGCGGAACACGTATCTGACCTCACGCAGTGGACTGGCTGCGCGTCGCACGGTTGCGTTGGAGGACGAGTTGGACGATCGCGGCGATGTGTCATTGCTTGACGGAGCGATCGACCGGCAGACCCCGGAGTTGAATCTGCTCCGTCTGGCCGATCAGGCAGCGGTGGCAGAGGCGATGGAAAAGCTCCCCCCTCCTCTGTTGGAGGTAGTTTTGATGTGCGACGTAGAAGAGATGAAGTACAAGGAGATCGCCGCTGTGCTTGAGGTGCCCATCGGAACCGTCATGTCGCGTATTGCTCGCGCACGGGCCTATTTGCGCCGGTTGCTCGAAGAAGATCAACGCCAGCCAAAAGGATGGAATGCATGA